In Calothrix sp. PCC 7507, one DNA window encodes the following:
- the rlmN gene encoding 23S rRNA (adenine(2503)-C(2))-methyltransferase RlmN — protein MSANPLVSQVDSPNPEKLELVPPLLGATVAELTAWVQQQGQPAYRGKQLHDWIYNKGVRSLCDISVFPKNWRAELAQVPIGRSTLHYRSVAPDGTVKYLLRLADGQIIETVGIPSAKRLTVCVSSQVGCPMGCDFCATGKGGYQRNLDCHEIVDQVLTVQEDFQQRVSHVVFMGMGEPLLNTDNVLASLRSLNQDVGIGARSLTVSTVGIRSRIRQLAEHHLQITLAVSLHASNQALRERLIPSARPYPLENLLAECREYVQMTGRRVSFEYVLLAGVNDLPKHALELAQHLRGFQNHVNLIPYNPIKEVDYKRPSSDRIQAFVNVLKQQQIAVSVRYSRGLEADAACGQLRANERQ, from the coding sequence ATGTCTGCTAATCCGCTTGTCTCTCAGGTTGACTCACCCAATCCAGAAAAATTAGAACTTGTTCCTCCCCTGCTAGGTGCGACTGTGGCGGAGTTAACCGCTTGGGTGCAGCAACAGGGACAACCCGCTTACAGAGGCAAGCAACTGCATGATTGGATATATAACAAGGGTGTGCGATCGCTCTGTGATATCTCTGTCTTCCCTAAAAATTGGCGTGCAGAATTAGCCCAAGTACCCATCGGGCGCTCTACTCTACACTACCGCTCAGTCGCACCCGATGGCACAGTTAAGTATCTCCTGCGACTTGCAGATGGGCAAATTATTGAAACTGTTGGTATCCCCAGCGCCAAACGGTTAACAGTTTGCGTCTCTAGTCAGGTGGGTTGTCCAATGGGTTGTGATTTCTGCGCCACGGGTAAAGGCGGCTACCAACGCAACCTTGATTGTCATGAAATTGTCGATCAAGTCTTGACTGTACAAGAAGATTTTCAACAACGAGTCAGCCATGTGGTCTTCATGGGTATGGGTGAACCGTTGTTAAATACTGATAATGTCTTAGCATCTCTGCGATCGCTAAATCAAGATGTCGGCATAGGAGCTAGATCGCTAACTGTCTCTACAGTAGGTATACGCTCGCGCATTCGTCAACTCGCTGAACACCATTTACAAATTACCCTCGCCGTCAGTCTCCACGCTTCTAATCAAGCACTACGAGAAAGACTCATCCCCAGCGCTCGCCCTTATCCTCTAGAAAATTTACTCGCGGAATGTCGGGAATATGTACAAATGACGGGGCGGCGTGTCAGTTTTGAATACGTTCTCCTCGCTGGCGTTAACGATTTGCCAAAACATGCATTGGAATTGGCGCAGCATCTGCGGGGCTTCCAAAATCACGTCAATCTGATTCCCTACAACCCCATCAAAGAGGTAGATTATAAACGCCCCAGTAGCGATCGCATTCAAGCTTTTGTCAATGTCCTCAAGCAACAACAAATTGCTGTTAGCGTCCGCTATTCTCGTGGTTTAGAAGCAGATGCTGCTTGTGGACAACTCAGAGCAAATGAAAGGCAATAG